The sequence CCCTGTCAGGGCTGCCGCGGGGCGGTCTTGTTCCTATCCTATTTCGCTCCTTCGGAGCTCCCGCAGCCACCTACAATTCCGGCCCGCACCCCCCGCCACACCGATTGCTTGACACCCGCCCGCTCGATTGCTAGACTGCCCGGGGCCGGCGGCCCCTCGTGGGCGGCGCGTCCCCACGCCGTGTGTGGCGGGGCACGGACGCCTCGCCCACCGTCCAGAGATGAGGAGATCGGCGATGGACGAGCACCATGGACTGAATCGGCGCGAGTTCCTGGCAGTCGGGGCAGGGGCCGTGGCCGCGCTGGCCGCGCGGCCGGGCCTGGCCGCGCCCGACCCCCGCATCGTGGTCGCCCGCGGCGCGGCCAAGATGCCCGCCGACGAAGGGGCCTACACCCGCCTCAAAGCCGCCCTCGACAAGCTCGGCGGCTTCAAGGAGCTGGTGAGCGGCAAGAAGGCCCTCCTCAAGATCAACGGCACCGACAAGAGCTTCCAGGACGCCAACACCTCCGCCGCCATGACCGCCGCCGTCATCCGCGCCTGCAAGGAGAACGGCGCGAAGACGGTGAAGGTCATCGGCCAGGAGTGGGACGGCTACGACTGCAAGCGCGCCGACGGCCCGACGCTGCGCGAGGTGATCAAGGCCGCGGGCGCCGAACTCGAGGAACTCATCCATTGGTGGCTCCCCACCAAGCAATACGAGAACAAGGTGCCCACCACGGGCGGCTGGAAGGAGCTGTGGGTGGCCAAGGAAATCTTCGAGCCCGACGCCGTGCTCCTCAACATCCCCCGCCTCAAGACCCACGCCTTCACCATCTACACGGGCTGCGTGAAGAACTGCATCGGCCTCACGTGGCACATGTATGCCCACCACTGCACCAACGACCGCGACCCCAAGGCGGGCGCCAGCGACCAGCACCCCGCGCGCATCAAGGGCTGGGAAATGTTCCCCGGCAAGCTCGCGGGCGCCTACCACGAGGTCTACCGCAAGGCCGTGAAGCTCAACATCCTCGACGCGGGCGAGATGGTCTACGGCTGGGGCGGCCCCAAGCCCGAGCGCATCCGCCCCGTCGCCGCCAACGCCGTCATCGTGGGCACCGATGCCCTGGCCGTGGACGCCTATGGCTGCCAACTCCTCCACGAGCAGGAGCCCAAGCTCATCCCCACCGCGCTCGCCGACTGGACGCAGGGCGACAGCATCTACGTGAAGTCCAACGCCACCAAGGGCAACTACCTGGCCGAATGCCAGAAGCTCGGCGCCGGCCAGGGCGACCTCGCGAAGATCAAGATTGACGAGGTGAAGATTGACTAGGCGACGAGGGATGAATGGATGGGTGGGTGAATGGATGAATGGACAGGCGGCTTCCTCTGCCACCCATCCACCCATCCAATCCTCCATCCATCCCCTCCTAGTTCTCCTGCCGCTCGTGGCCCTCGGCTGCCTCCCCTGGACGGGCAAGCCGCCTGCGAGCCCTGTGACCATTCTCAAGAGCGCCGACGCCGCGCTGCCCGACATGGCCTTCGCCAACGTGGCCGACTGGCCGGGCGCGCGCCTCTTCGACTACATGAACGGCGCGGCCGAGGCCTACTTCAAACACGCCTTCGTCACTCTCGGCTCCGCCGAGACCAGGCTCGGCAAGACCGACGCGCGGGTGGAGCTATTCCAATTCAAGTCCGCCGCCAACGCCCGGGCGCTCTTCGACGAGAGCAACGACGGCAAGGGCCACCCGCTGGGCGCGGGGCTGGCCGGCACGTTCTGGGAGGGGCGCGAGATGGAGGCCCTCTTCCACCGCGGCCCCTACTTGTGCCGCCTCATCATCTACGGCTCCAGCCCCGAGGCCCACAAGCTTCTCACCACCCTCGCCGCCGCCATTGACAAGAGCCTCGAGTAGGACGTGCCTACTCGCACGCGGGACATCGGGGGCGGAGGCCCTTTCGCGGAAGGGCCTCCGCCCCCAGACCTCCACCGTCCGAAAGCTTCCGTGATGGGAAGACCCCCAAAGGGCCTCTTCGAACCCGCCAGAACGGCGGCCCCCGCCACGCCCTTCCTGAAGTGGGCGGGCGGAAAGGGGCAGCTTCTGGGCCAACTGACGCCGCTGCTGCCCGAGCGCTTCGCGCGCTACCTCGAGCCCTTCGTCGGCGGCGGGGCAATGTTCTTCCACCTGCACAGCCTCGGCCGGCTCGCGAGCGGCGCCCTCCTCAACGACGCCAACGCCGAGCTGATGAACTGCTATCGCGTGGTCCAGGACGCCGCTCTGTTGCCCGAGCTGATCGAGACGCTCCGCCGACACGCCGCCCGCGTCTCCGAGGCCGACTACTACTATCGCCTCCGCGCGTGGGACCGCGAGCCGGGCTTCGCCGAGCGGCGCGGCCCGGTCGAGCGGGCGGCCCGCACGATCTTCCTCAACCACGCCTGCTACAACGGGCTCTACCGGCTGAACCGCCGCGGGCAGTTCAACGTGCCCCACGGCAAGTGGAGCCGCCCGCCCCACGTCTTCGACGAGGCGAACCTGTGGGCCTGCCACCGCGCGCTCCAGGGCGCAAGAATGGGTTCAGATCTACATTCTACTCTCTTGCGGCGCATGCCAACTCCCGGTCCCATTGAAGTGTAGAATGTAGATCTGACCCCATCGGTGAACCCACCGGCAACCCCACCGCGCAAGCTCGGCAAGAAGAAGTGGCCAGTCAGTAGTTTGTGACCACCAGTTCCTCAACTATTCTCCTAGTGTGGGCTCTGCTGCCGATGGCCCGGAAGGCGGCGATTCGTTCCTTGCGAAAGCCTTTGTAGAGCATCTCTATGAACGCTGTTGCCGAGTTGCTCAACATCAACTGGCAACCTATTTTATCAAGCTCCCGGAAAACACTTGCTAAGTGCCTCTGATCACTCTCGTGAAATCCCCCACCGTTGTAGGTCGTGAAGGAGGACGTTGGGCTCGGGGGATCATAGGGGGGATCCAGGTAGACGAAATCGCCTGGCCGAGCAGCAGCAAGGCAAGCATCGAAGCTGCCCTCCATGAGGTTGGCACACTGTAGGGCGCTATGGCACGCCCAGAGATTATCCTCACGGAACACATGCGGTAGCCGGGTCGGCCTGCTATACGGTACATTGAACCACCCACTGCTGTTTACTCTGTAGAGGCCGTTGTAGCAGGTGTGATTCAGGAAGATTGTTCTCGCGGCGCGCTGTACGGGGGTGTTCTCTCGCAGGAAGGCAGGACAGCGGTCCAAGGCGCGTAGTCTGTAGTAGAATTCGGGCTCCATCGCTCGGCTAGAGTACTCCCGCAACAGGGCGACCAACTCCCCAACGTCTTGCTGGCTCTGGAGCACCCGGTAACAGTTCATCAACTCGGGGTTGAGGTCATTGAGAACCACGTTCCGCTTGAGTCGACCCAGATTCCTGAGATGGAAGAAGACGGCCCCGCTTCCGACAAACGGCTCGAAGTACCGCCCTATGCGTCCGGGAAAGAGCGGCTCAAGCTTCTCGATAAGCCTACCTTTGCCCCCCGCCCACTTGAGAAATGGCGTGGCTATCGCCTTGTCTGCGAGAAGAGAGATCGATGGGCCTCCGTTTCGGGGCAGTGCAGTCGTTGGCCTCGTGACGGCGGGCATTCTAACCTCCCCGCCTTGGACCGTCAAGCGAGCGCGCACCTCTCCTTGATTCTCTGGCAGTCTGGCGCTACCATCTTGTTACCTCGTCACTAGGGGGCGCACCGACAGCGCGTGTGCTATCTGCGTCAGCTGAGTGGGACTCCGAGCGGGAAGGAGCCATGAGCAAGTTCCTTGTATTTGCAGACGAAAGTGGGACATCAGCGGGAAGCCCATGCTACGCGATCGGTGCGCTCATCGTCCCATGGGAAGTCCAGAACGCCTTTGTGCTGGCCTTCGAGGTCCTCCGACAGCGACACGGAGTTGCTCATGAGCTCAAGTGGACTCGAGTCGGGTCAAGCCACGGGGCGATCAACTTCGTCCTCGATTGGATGGGCATTATCCAGCAGACGGATCTGACCTTCGGCATGATTGTGGTTCATAAAGGCCACTACCGACTATGGAGCCGCCCTGGGGCGGACAGGGAGGAGGCGTTCTACAAGACGTACACCCTGCTGATGAAGGACTTGGCGCGGAGGCGCCGGGGCGAGTTTGAGGTTTACATCGACCAGCGCGCCGATAGGTACGCCAAACACGACGAGGTGGTGGAGAAGGTCACGAACTACATGTTGGCCAAGGTCAGAGCTCGCGCCAAGATCATGCAGGTCATGAAATCTGACTCACGCCTCATGCCGGGCATCCAGATTGCCGATGTGCTGACTGGAGCCATCAATGCGAGCCATCGCGAGTTCCTGACGGAATCCGCTCTACTTGGCAAGGGCAAGCGGCTTCTTGTCAATCGACTCGCCATGATGCTCGGGTGGGATGCGCTCTGGTACGATACGATGCCCAACGCGCGCTTCAATATCTGGCACTTCCCAACAGAGTTCAGGGGGACTCCGGACACCCGGGCTGTCCGCTTTGGCCGGGATGTCCCGTACATCCGGCCACAGGATCTGACAGAGGAGTGATCACGGCCAGCACCTCCCTTCCGGAGCGGCCAAGCTCCCTACGACCCGTTGAGCGCCACCTCCTCGTTCACGACCTACACGGGCGCCGAGTTCCGCGCGCGCGACCAGGAGCGGCTGGCCGAGGCGTTCCGCGCGCTCGATGCCCGGGGCTGCCGCCTGCTCCTGAGCAATTCGGCCACGCCGCTCATCCGCCGCCTCTATCGCGGCTACCCGATGACCACCCTCCTTGCCGCCCGCGCCATCAGCTCGAAAGCCACCGGCCGCGGCAGGATTGAAGAACTCGCCATTCGGAACTATTGAAGCACACGTCGGGGAAGGCACCTTTCTTGCGAGGAAGGTGCCTTCCCCGCAACCCGTCCTCCAAAGAACTCCCGTGTTGGGCAGGGCTTTCGGGACGCTGCACAGGAGTTCTTGAGGAGGGGTGTGGGGAGGAACTTCTTGCAGGAAGTTCCTCCCCACGCGCCTCATTCCTCATCCGGCACGGCGACTTCGTCGCGCGCGAGGCGGATTTCCTGGGTCTGGCGGGCCACGTCCCAGCCGAGCACGGGGGCGAGGATTCCGGCGAGTTCGTGCAGGACGTCGGGCGTGGCGCGGCCGCGGAGGGCGATGGTGCTGCGGCGCACCACGAGGTCGGTGAGGTGCACCACCGCCTCGTCGCGCGCGATGCGCTCGATCTCGCCCACCGAGTAGTCGGGCAGCGTCTCCAGCGGAGTTTCGGCGCGGGCGTCGGCCCCCGCGAGATAGGCCTCGGCGTCGGTGCCGTAGCGGTGGAGCAGCATCGCCACGCGGGCGGGGCACACGCTCCGTTCCGCTGAGACACGGCGGACCCACGCCTCGCGCTCGGCGTCGGTGGCGGGGAAGCCTCGGCCGCCGCCGATGGGCGTGCGGTCGGTGGCGCATTGGCGCGGACGGCCGAGGTGGGCGAGCAGGCGGTCGGCCACCTGCTCGGCGAAGGCGCGGAACGTTGTCCACTTGCCGCCGATGAGGCAGTAGAGAGGGAAGGGCCGCGCGGCATCGGGCTCCAGCACCCGGAGGCTGTGGCCGCGCGAGATGATGGCGGTGACGCCCTTGCCGCTGGCCGGCAGCGGCCGCACGCCGCAGAAGACGTAGGCGATCTCGTCGCGGCGGATCTCGATGCCGGGGAACACGCGCCGCAGCGTGCCGAGCATGTAGGCGATCTCGCCCTCCTCGCAGCGGGCCGCGTCGGGGTCGTCCACCCGAATGTCCGTCGAGCCCATCAGCACCTTGTCCAGGAAGCGGAAGACGATGCACACGCGGCCGTCGGTGTGCTCGTAGTAGACCATGCGGTCGCCCAGGGCGTCGTAGAGCGGGCGGTTGGCGACGACCAGGTGCGAGCCCTTGGTGCCGCCCATGAAGCGCGTGGGCGCGCCGAGGGCCGCGTTGGTGAGGTCCACCCACGCGCCCGTGGCGTTGACGACGACTTGTGGGCGCACGGCGAACGTGCCGCCGCCCACCTCGTCGCGGAGCACCACGGCGCCGCCTTCGGCCCGCTCGGGCCGCACGTAGTTGAGCGCGTGGCAGCGCGGGTGGGCGGCCCCCGCGTCGCGGAGCAGCTCGATGCACAGGCGCTCGGCCTCCGAGACTTGCGCGTCCCAGTAGTGGGCCGCGCACACCAGGCTGGGGATGAGGCCGGGCAGCTCGCGCAGCGTGGCGGCCCGCGAGGTGAAGAAGTGGCGCGGCGTGCGCCGGTGCTTGCGGGTCACGAAGTCGTAGAACGTCAGGCCCAGCTTGACGAGGAGCGCCCCGCGGTCGCCGGGCCGCACATCGAACCCCAGGAAGATGAGCGCCGAGCGCAGCAGGCCGCCGAACCGCGAGAAGAGCGGAATCGTGGTCTTCAGCGGCGTGACGTAGTGCGGGGCGTTGTCGAGCAGGCGGTTGCGCTCGAGGAGCGACTCGCGCACGAGGCGGAACTCGCGGTTCTCGAGGTAGCGCAGCCCCCCGTGGATCATCCGCGACGACTTCGAGCTGGCCCCCGAGACGAAGTCCGCCTTGTCCACCAGCAGGCAGTCCACCCCCTGAAGCGCCAGCTCGCGGAAGAGGCCAGCGCCGTTCACCCCGCCGCCGAGGATAAGGACCGGCACGGCAGGGTCTTGCCTGATCTGTTCGAGGGCGGCCCGACGGTTGAGGCTGTTCATCTCGGGGGCTATTGTGCTAGAATCCTGCGGTGGGATCAAGGGGCAATCGGCACCAAGGGGGACAAGGCATGCGAAGGGTCATTCTGCGGTTGGCCGCTTGGCTCGGCCTCGCTCTGGGCGCTTCGGCGACGGCGTCCGCCGGCCAGTGGGTGTGCATCTCGGACGGGCTGCTCGCGCAGATCGAGAAGGAGGGCCTCCAGCCCGCCTGGCCGGGCAAGACGACGGGGGTGGCGGTGGACCGCACGACGGGCGAGGTGTTTGTGGTGGTGCCCGGCCTGGGCGTGTGGCGCAGCGCCGACAAGGGCGCCACCTTCGCCCGCGTGGACGGCGGCGCCGTGGGCGGACGCTGCGAGACCGGCTACTCGCTGCACCTCGACCCCGCCGGCAAACGCCTGGCCTGCTTCATGCTCGACGGCAAGTCGGCCATGACCCTCGACGGCGGGAAGACGTGGCGCCCCATCAAGAACATGGGCCGCGGCCCCGACTGGGGCGCCGTGCACTGGGCCGACCCCGAGCCCAAGACCCTCTTCGAGCGCCTGCACGAGAACCGCGACATCGGCGTGGTGAGCCAGGACGGCGGCGCGTCGTGGCGCGGCCTCGACCAGGGCTTCGGCGCCGTGGGCGTCTTCTCGGCCGATATCCTCGTGGCCAGCCGCGGCAAGGAGCCCGCCTGGGCCGGCATCCACCGCTCCACCAACGGAGGGCACGACTGGGAGCAGGTGAGCAAGGCCTCGCCCATCGGCGTGATGACCGTCTTCAAAGGCGTGGGCTACTGGCTCTCCGACAAGGGCCTCCTCAAGAGCACCGACCAGGGCAAGACCTGGGAACAGGTGGGCGACCGCACGGGCGCCGTGTGGGGCCCCTACTTCGGCAAGGACGAGACCCACTTCGTGGTGGTGGACCAGGCGGGCTTCCACGAGACTACCGACGGCGGCAAGACCTGGACCCAGATCGCCCCGTTCCCGCCCCTCAAGGAGTTCAACCCCCGCGGCTGGTTCCTCAACGTGGCCTGGGACCCCCTGGGCAAAGCCTGCTACGCCGCCCGCATGGGCCACCCCACCTACAAGTATGAGTACTGAGCGGCTCGGGGGAGGGATCCCCTCTTGAAAGAGAGGTTCCCTCCCACGTCTCCTCCTTCCCGGGAACTTCCACAGTGGGCAGGGGCATTCGAGCGAGGCTCGAATGCCTCTGCCCGGCGTGAGAGTTCTTGGAGGGGGCGTGGGGGAACCTTCTTGCGAAGAAGGTTCCCTCACTCTCCATACACTTCGGCGGGGCCGAGGATGTGGGGGTAGTGGGGGCGGAGGAAGCGGCGGGTGGTGGTGCACAGATCGCACTTGGTCACGGCGTGGTCGGGCGGCGCGAAGCCGTGCTCGCGGCGGGCGAAGTCGGCGAGGCCGATTGGCCCGGCGTCGCACAGCAGCCTGGCGATGAAGTTGGCGTTCTCCGGCCCGCGCTCGAGCAGCTCGAACGGGCGGGTCTCGCGCGCATTGCCCAGGACCACCCCGCAGTTGGTCTGGATGTTGTCGTAGGGGTCAATGTGCAGTTCCCAGATGGTCTCGCGGGCGAACTCGGCGAGGCAGCCGGGGTCGGCGTGAGGCACGCGCCAGGCGCGGCCGGGCGGGAGCTGGCCGAGCGGCACGGGGTCGAGGAAAGGGCGGAGGCTGCGATGGGCCGTGCCCACGAGCACGGGCGGGTGCGCGCGCACGTGGTTCCGCAGCCGGCTCTCGTCGCGCGCGATGGCGGCGAAGTCCGTCACCCTATCGTCGGGCGCCTCGGTCGTCCACACGTTCTGCGGCCCGAACACTTCGCGGGCGATGCGGCGGGCGCGCAGGAATCGCTCGGGCGGCACGAAGGCCTGGTGATAGGGGTCGGCGCTCAGGAGCACGCCCGCCACGCCATTGGCCTGGAGCGCTGCGTAGCGCTCGCGGACCAGTGCATCGTCGGTGGCGAACGAGGCGTTGGATTCGATGAAGTGGGGCTGCACGCCCTCGGCAAAGGCGGCTTCGAGCGCGGCGAGCAGGTCGTCCCAGAACAGCATCGCCTCGCCGCCGGCGATGTGGATCACGCGGCCCAGCTCGTGGAGCTGGCGCAGATGATAGACCGCTTGCTCCGTGGTCATGTGCACGGGGGGCCGTTCGCCGGCGCAGGCGAAGCAGCAGTGGCGGCAGGCGATGGTGCAACGATAGGTGTAGAGCAGCGCGGCCACGCCGAGCTGGCTGCCGGCGGCGGCCACGCCGACTTCCGCGATGAGGCGATCCACCGCCTCGCGAGCATTCGGCATTTCGTGTCCCTGGGCGCTATCGCCGCCGGTCGAAGTACTCGGTGAGCGGGTAGGCGGCGCGGTTCAGCTCGCGCATGGCGTCCATCAGCGGCACGTGCGGCTCGTAGGCCGCCGTGACGAGGCCCTTGTTCGAGTCGCGGTTCGACGGGTCGGTCGTCGTGTCCTCGGGGTCGTTATCCATGTACTTGAACCAATGCCAGCCCACGCAGGCCCGCGATTCGAGGAGCGCGAGGGTGAAGTTCTGGTAGAACCAGCCGCGGTCCTGCTGGGTGGGCACGGTCCAGCCGGCGCCGGTGAGGTTGGGCATGCCGCTGTCGGCGCCCTTGGCGTACCATTCGGTGATGAGGGCAGGCTTGCCGGCCCAGGCGGCCCAGCGGCGGAGCAGGTCGAGGGGCGGGGTCCACACGCCGTAGACGTTGACCGCGACGGCGTCCAGGTGTCGCCCTGCGGCGGCGAAGACGGGCTGGCAGCCCTTCTCGGAGCCGTAGAAGCGCGAGCCGAGGTAGAGGTGGTTGGGGTCGTGCTTGCGGATGGCCCGGGCGACGACGGAGAAGTAGCGGTCGGCCAGGTGGCCGAGCCACTCGTCGCGGTCCTTCGCCGTGAGCTTTGCGCGGTCGAGCCCCCGCTCGGCGAGCCAGGCCTCGGCGGCGCGGCGGCCGGGGTCGTCGGGCTTGAGCGCGAGGTAGCGGTCCAGGCTGTCCTTGGGGAAAGGCATCTCGTTGTCAGAGAAGTGGCCGAGGAGCCAGGGGTCGTCCCTGGTGGCGGCGAGTTGCTTCGCATGCTCGTCGGCGAAGGACTCGAATTCGGGGTCGAAGGCGAAGATGCAATTGTTCGGGTAGCCGGTGTGGCCGGGGAGCTGGTAGGTGCCGCCGCGCTTCTTGCCGTAGCTGCTCATGAAGTTCCAGTTGGGCGTGTAGGCCAGGGGCTGGGCAGCGCCGCGGAGCAGCGCGTCGTCGGACCACGAGCCCGTGCCGTTGAAGCCCAGGTCGTGCAGCAGCGCGACCGTGGCGTCGCGCCACTTCTCGGCCGAGCCGAACTTCTCGGGCAGCGTGCGGAGGTTCTTGGGCGACTTGCCCGGCCGCACGGCGTTGACGGCGATGTGGAGGTAGCGGTAGCCCTCGGGGTCAATGAGCCACCAGCGCTCGCCGAGTTTCTCGACGCGGAAGAAGCCGGTGGCCTGGTGGCGTTCGCCGAGCCAGCCGCCGAACCTGCCCAGCGGTATGGGCTCCGCCGGCGCGAAGCCGGCCAGGTGGCGCAGGGTGCGGGTGTCGTACTCGGCGGCCTGGCCCTGGCCGCGCCAGGCCCGGATGCGAAGTGGAGCGGCCGACGGCGCCACTTCCGCGCCGCCGGCCGCTGCGCTCAGCAGCAGAATGACCGGACCCACCAGGAGGCAGGGCGGCTTCATCCACCCGCCTCCTGAGGCCGCCTGCGCGGCCTACTTGTCGTCCTTGTCGTCGTCCTCATCGTCATCGTCATCCTCGACGGTGATGTTCTTGATCTGGCCCTTCTCGTCCAGGGTGAATTCGACCTCAACCGCCTTGCCCTCCTTAGGCTTCACGGTGACTTCGATCTCGACCACGGTCTTGCCGCCCTTGGTTTCGGTCTCTCGCTCGGCCTCGACAATCTGGCCGTCGGGGAACATGGCGTTGAGGATGGTAACAATGACCTTGGGAAGGTCCTTGACGGGGATCTGCTCCTCCTTGCCCTCGCCGAATGCCACGCCTGGCGCCAGCAGGGCCAGCGCTGCCAGCCCCATCCACCGCGTCTTGCGCATCGTCGTGCCTCCTGATTGGTCCGACCCCCGCGGCGAGAGGCGCCCCGTTGGCCCTCTTGCGTCGGCTTCGATTCTACCACAGCCCCTTCGGCAATGAAAGAGGCGCCTGACCGAGGCCCTGCCGGCGGCGTTGACAGTGCGGGTGGGGGCTGCTATAATCCCGGCGTGTCGCGTTACGCAACACGGCGAGGGGGTATTGCGCCCAGGTGAGACCCATGCCGATCTACGAGTTCCATTGCGACCGGTGCGATGCGGAGTTCGAGCAGCTCTTCCGCTCGATGGAGTCGGCGCCGCGGGCCACGTGCCCGAGCTGCGGGGGCTCGAGGACGCATCGCAAGCTGTCGCTCTTCGGGATGTCCACCGGCGGCCGCCGCGAGTCGGCCCCCGAGGCCCGCCCGAGCGGGCGCTCGGGCTGCTCGTCGTGCGTCCGCAGCTCTTGCGCGGGGTGCCGCCGATGAGCCACGCCAGCGGCCAGCCGTCGCGTCCGCCCTTCGACCTCATCTGGGCGCCGTGGCGGATGGACTATATTCTGGGGCCGCGGACCGATGGCTGCTTCCTGTGCGCGGCGGCGGCCTCGGGCGAGGACGAACGCGACCTGGTGCTCGAGCGCCGCGCGCGCTGCTTTTCGATCTTCAACCGCTACCCCTACAACAACGGGCACCTGCTGGTGGCGCCCACGGCCCACAAGGGCGACCTGGCGGCGCTGAGCGACGAGGAGCTGGTGGACGTGGTGCGCCTGACGCGCGACACGCAGCAGCTCCTGGCCCGCGCGATGGCGCCGCACGGCTTCAACATCGGGGTCAACCTCGGCGCCTGCGCGGGGGCCGGCCTGCCCGGCCACCTGCACGTGCACGTCGTGCCGCGCTGGAACGGCGACACAAACTTCATGCCCGTGCTCGGGGGCACCAAGGTGATCGTGCAGTCGCTCGAGGCCCTCTATCGGGTGCTGCGCGAGCAGTTGGCCGCGCAGGCAGGAGGCTAGGCCGTGAGCCCGCCGGGCAGCCTCAACCCGACGCCGGCCGCCGCTCCCGAGGGCCTGGTGAGCCGCGAGGCGATCGAGGCGCGCGAGGAGGCCCTGCTGGCGCCCTACGCGGCCCGCAGCCGCCAGAGCCGCGGCCGCCGCCATCCTGAGCCCGAGCACCCGCTGCGCACCGTCTACCAGCGCGACCGCGACCGCATCATCCACTCCACCGCCTTCCGCCGCCTGGAGTACAAGACCCAGGTCTTCGTGAACCACGAGGGCGACTACTACCGCACCCGCCTCACCCACACGCTGGAGGTGGCGCAGATCGCGCGCACGATCGCGCGCATCCTGGGCCTCAACGAGGACCTGGCCGAGGCCATCGCGCTGGCCCACGACCTGGGCCACACCCCCTTCGGCCACTCGGGCGAGGAGGAGCTGCGCGAGCAGATGCGCGCCCACGGCGGCTTCGAGCACAACCGCCACGGCCTGCGCGTGGTAGACACCCTCGAGCGCCGCTACCCCGCCTTCCCCGGCCTCAACCTCTCGTGGGAGGTGCGCGAGGCCATGGCCAAGCACACCACGCGCCACGACCGCCCCGGCGTGGCCGAGTTCGACGACGGGCTCCAGCCCGTGCTCGAGGCCCAGGCGGTGGAGGTGGCCGACGAGAT comes from Planctomycetota bacterium and encodes:
- a CDS encoding DUF362 domain-containing protein, with amino-acid sequence MDEHHGLNRREFLAVGAGAVAALAARPGLAAPDPRIVVARGAAKMPADEGAYTRLKAALDKLGGFKELVSGKKALLKINGTDKSFQDANTSAAMTAAVIRACKENGAKTVKVIGQEWDGYDCKRADGPTLREVIKAAGAELEELIHWWLPTKQYENKVPTTGGWKELWVAKEIFEPDAVLLNIPRLKTHAFTIYTGCVKNCIGLTWHMYAHHCTNDRDPKAGASDQHPARIKGWEMFPGKLAGAYHEVYRKAVKLNILDAGEMVYGWGGPKPERIRPVAANAVIVGTDALAVDAYGCQLLHEQEPKLIPTALADWTQGDSIYVKSNATKGNYLAECQKLGAGQGDLAKIKIDEVKID
- a CDS encoding Dam family site-specific DNA-(adenine-N6)-methyltransferase; the encoded protein is MGRPPKGLFEPARTAAPATPFLKWAGGKGQLLGQLTPLLPERFARYLEPFVGGGAMFFHLHSLGRLASGALLNDANAELMNCYRVVQDAALLPELIETLRRHAARVSEADYYYRLRAWDREPGFAERRGPVERAARTIFLNHACYNGLYRLNRRGQFNVPHGKWSRPPHVFDEANLWACHRALQGARMGSDLHSTLLRRMPTPGPIEV
- a CDS encoding DNA adenine methylase, with product MPAVTRPTTALPRNGGPSISLLADKAIATPFLKWAGGKGRLIEKLEPLFPGRIGRYFEPFVGSGAVFFHLRNLGRLKRNVVLNDLNPELMNCYRVLQSQQDVGELVALLREYSSRAMEPEFYYRLRALDRCPAFLRENTPVQRAARTIFLNHTCYNGLYRVNSSGWFNVPYSRPTRLPHVFREDNLWACHSALQCANLMEGSFDACLAAARPGDFVYLDPPYDPPSPTSSFTTYNGGGFHESDQRHLASVFRELDKIGCQLMLSNSATAFIEMLYKGFRKERIAAFRAIGSRAHTRRIVEELVVTNY
- a CDS encoding DUF3800 domain-containing protein, whose amino-acid sequence is MSKFLVFADESGTSAGSPCYAIGALIVPWEVQNAFVLAFEVLRQRHGVAHELKWTRVGSSHGAINFVLDWMGIIQQTDLTFGMIVVHKGHYRLWSRPGADREEAFYKTYTLLMKDLARRRRGEFEVYIDQRADRYAKHDEVVEKVTNYMLAKVRARAKIMQVMKSDSRLMPGIQIADVLTGAINASHREFLTESALLGKGKRLLVNRLAMMLGWDALWYDTMPNARFNIWHFPTEFRGTPDTRAVRFGRDVPYIRPQDLTEE
- a CDS encoding DNA adenine methylase; amino-acid sequence: MSATSSFTTYTGAEFRARDQERLAEAFRALDARGCRLLLSNSATPLIRRLYRGYPMTTLLAARAISSKATGRGRIEELAIRNY
- a CDS encoding glycerol-3-phosphate dehydrogenase/oxidase — its product is MNSLNRRAALEQIRQDPAVPVLILGGGVNGAGLFRELALQGVDCLLVDKADFVSGASSKSSRMIHGGLRYLENREFRLVRESLLERNRLLDNAPHYVTPLKTTIPLFSRFGGLLRSALIFLGFDVRPGDRGALLVKLGLTFYDFVTRKHRRTPRHFFTSRAATLRELPGLIPSLVCAAHYWDAQVSEAERLCIELLRDAGAAHPRCHALNYVRPERAEGGAVVLRDEVGGGTFAVRPQVVVNATGAWVDLTNAALGAPTRFMGGTKGSHLVVANRPLYDALGDRMVYYEHTDGRVCIVFRFLDKVLMGSTDIRVDDPDAARCEEGEIAYMLGTLRRVFPGIEIRRDEIAYVFCGVRPLPASGKGVTAIISRGHSLRVLEPDAARPFPLYCLIGGKWTTFRAFAEQVADRLLAHLGRPRQCATDRTPIGGGRGFPATDAEREAWVRRVSAERSVCPARVAMLLHRYGTDAEAYLAGADARAETPLETLPDYSVGEIERIARDEAVVHLTDLVVRRSTIALRGRATPDVLHELAGILAPVLGWDVARQTQEIRLARDEVAVPDEE
- a CDS encoding radical SAM protein, with the translated sequence MPNAREAVDRLIAEVGVAAAGSQLGVAALLYTYRCTIACRHCCFACAGERPPVHMTTEQAVYHLRQLHELGRVIHIAGGEAMLFWDDLLAALEAAFAEGVQPHFIESNASFATDDALVRERYAALQANGVAGVLLSADPYHQAFVPPERFLRARRIAREVFGPQNVWTTEAPDDRVTDFAAIARDESRLRNHVRAHPPVLVGTAHRSLRPFLDPVPLGQLPPGRAWRVPHADPGCLAEFARETIWELHIDPYDNIQTNCGVVLGNARETRPFELLERGPENANFIARLLCDAGPIGLADFARREHGFAPPDHAVTKCDLCTTTRRFLRPHYPHILGPAEVYGE
- a CDS encoding zinc ribbon domain-containing protein, producing MPIYEFHCDRCDAEFEQLFRSMESAPRATCPSCGGSRTHRKLSLFGMSTGGRRESAPEARPSGRSGCSSCVRSSCAGCRR
- a CDS encoding HIT domain-containing protein; this encodes MSHASGQPSRPPFDLIWAPWRMDYILGPRTDGCFLCAAAASGEDERDLVLERRARCFSIFNRYPYNNGHLLVAPTAHKGDLAALSDEELVDVVRLTRDTQQLLARAMAPHGFNIGVNLGACAGAGLPGHLHVHVVPRWNGDTNFMPVLGGTKVIVQSLEALYRVLREQLAAQAGG
- a CDS encoding deoxyguanosinetriphosphate triphosphohydrolase, which codes for MVSREAIEAREEALLAPYAARSRQSRGRRHPEPEHPLRTVYQRDRDRIIHSTAFRRLEYKTQVFVNHEGDYYRTRLTHTLEVAQIARTIARILGLNEDLAEAIALAHDLGHTPFGHSGEEELREQMRAHGGFEHNRHGLRVVDTLERRYPAFPGLNLSWEVREAMAKHTTRHDRPGVAEFDDGLQPVLEAQAVEVADEIAYNNHDIDDGLTAHLLRRSELAEVEAWALAAEEVERRLPGLPERIRDRQTIIRLINTQVTDLVETTLARIAGLGIASADDVRRAGGRLFAFSPAVERRKAALEAFLNERLYRHYRVVRMTTKAKRFVRELFQAFLADERQLPDEFRATAEAEGLHRAICDYIAGMTDRYAQDEYKKLFHPYERV